In the Triticum aestivum cultivar Chinese Spring chromosome 2B, IWGSC CS RefSeq v2.1, whole genome shotgun sequence genome, CCCCTTCCACAACCCCCTCTTTCAGAGCCACACCACCGCAAAGCTCCAGCTCCAGGACCCATTTCAGAGCCCCTGCCTCTGCCTCTGCTCCTCCACCCGGATCCACAGCCAGAGGCATAGTGGAAAGGGTTGTCTTGGCCCCAGCCCCAGGCGCACCCTCACCAACCGCACTGCTCACCAAGCACAAGCAGATGATGGATGCAGAGTTTCAGCAGCCTGCCTTCTTCCCCAAACACCCCAACCCCCAACCCCCTCAACCTGTCGACATGGACGCGTCCGGCTGTTGGGATGTGCAGCCTGGCTTGATTCTCCGCtcccgcaaccgcaaccgcaaccgcaacgcttCCTCCTCGTCCGAGTTCAATGCGGTGCCTCCGCCTGACCGTGACCGAAATCCTCACCACATTTCAGGTTCCAACTCTTCCACCTCATCCATCCTTTTGCCCCTGTATAAATTACTAAATTAAATTATAGGCCCTACCGACATGAGGTTAAGCAGATTGGTTGATATCTTTTATATTGGTATTGTAGAGCATGCATCACACTACACTTTGAGCATTTGGTCCCTATTATTAATAACATATATCTGTCTATGCTGCATTAGGATATCAATCATTTTTAATGGATGTTAACCAATTCAGCAGCTTGCTAGTGCCTGCTTATGTTATTGTAACAAAACACTTAATTTGCTTATGTTGTTGCAGCCTTCTATCATGCTTACAAGATTTTATCTTTGTTTTCTTCAGTTGCTCACTTGCCCTGTAACATCCCTATCTTTGTTTTCTTCAGTTGGTCACTTGTATATATGAAACTGAGATTGCTAGCATCTTACACAACATGCACCCTCTGAATTGAATCGATCGGTTCAGTTTTGTGTATTGTTCACAGAAATTGCTATCAACACAGGTTGCAATCTTTGCTTGGTAACTTAATGCGCTAAGTAAGACCTGCtgaatctttttttttttttgcttggtTGGTGGAACTCTTGTTACAGAATGTGTCAAACAAGTCTTTAATCTTGCTGTCATTGTTTTCTTTTCTTGACTAATCATCTTATTCTGATTGATTCATCTCTTTTGGACTTGACACAGGTAGTGATAAAAACAGGGCAATTCAGCATCACAACAGAAATGCAGAGATGCCTGCTGTATCTGTGGAGCCAACAAGCAGCAGCACACTGATCAATGGAACAGGGTCTCAAGTGCAGGAGATTGATGTCGCGTCATCCCCTGGGGGCGAGGTTAAGCTGTCTCTGAAATGCAGCGCAGACCCATCAAAGCTCAACATGCCTGATCTGGAAGCAGTTTACAAGATGGTTGAGGACAAATACCACTGCTCGGACAAGCTTCTTCCTCCTGATTTCTCCATTCCTGGCCTCATGGCCGAGATATGCCAGAGTGTCGTGCAGCTGGGCACTCAACATACTGTGGAGCATATTACACAATCACGTACCGTTGGTAATGGCAGCACGTCTAAATGCGTGGAGGGTGGTTCAGCGAGTTCAACTACTGCCCCGCAACCGCATTCGGCACTTTCAAGGACTACCCATGATGTACATGACATATCCAAGGGACAAGAAAATGTCAAGATACCGATAGCAAATGAGTCTGGCAGAGGAAAATGCCCACCATCGTTTTCCTACGTGCCAGGCAACGAGGTATTTCAAAATGGTATTGTGAACATCTCCCTTGCACAGATTGGTGCTGAAGACTGTTGTGCTGATTGCTTTGGCGACTGCTTGTCTGCGCCTGTACCATGTGCTTGTGCAAGAGTCACCGGGGGTGCATATGCATACACACCGGGCGGTTTGGTAAAGCCAGATTTCATTGACAAGTGTGTCTCCATGAACCGGGTTCCCGAAGCACATCACAAGGTCTTTTGCAAGACGTGCCCGCTCGAGAGGTCGAGAGATAAAGCCTCACCAGAGCCTTGCAGGGGCCACCTTGTTCGGAAATTCATCAAGGAGTGCTGGAGCAAATGCGGGTGCAGCATGCGGTGCGGCAACCGTGTGGTCCAACGCGGCATAAGATTCAACCTTGAGGTTAGTATTTTGGTGAATGTATTCCTCCTTTATTTGCCGTGTGCAGCATGCTGATCATTACGCTGATGCCGGATGGCTTTCTTCTTACCATATAGGTGTTTTCCACGGGAAATGGGAGGGGTTGGGGGCTGCGCACGCAGAACGCATTGCCAAAAGGAGCTTTTGTGTGCGAATATGCGGGGGAAATACTAACATGCGCAGAAGTACATGAGCGGGCAGTCGAGAACATGAAGAATGCTAGGTATACACATGCGGTAGTGTTGGATGCTGGCTGGTCTTCGGGAGGGTCGCTGAAGGACGAAGAGGCATTGTGCCTAGATGGAACCTTTTATGGGAATGTTGGCAGATTCATCAACCACAGGTGTGCTCTTGTCTTGTCTTGTCTTGTCTTTAATAACAGGGTCATTGCTCTTTCTTGAATGACACAGCAAAAAAATGAAGAGGCTTAACTAACTACATCTTGTCttccctaatatatatatatatttcatgaTGTAGATGCCGTGACTCAAATCTGGCCATGGTTCCTGTTCAAGTGGAGACTCCTGATCGGCACTATTACCATGTGAGCCACTAACTAAGAACTAGTCTTAACAAGCAATTTGACTGATGCAGTGTTTTTTCAGACTCTGAAAGTAGCATAAGCATAAGGTAGACACAGGAAGGAAGCTGATGATGctatttgtttttgatgatgatgatgatgatgattatggaaAACAGGTTGCATTCTTCACTAGCAGGAAGGTGGAGGCCCTAGAGGAACTGACAtgggtatgtatgtatgtatgtatgcacaGTTTGTTCTTGTTAATAGTACTTAGTAATGAAGCGAAGCATAAGCATTGTTTGTTGGTGAGACCAAGGAAGGTGTGTACGCGTCTGTAAAGTGAGTTGCTGCTATTGTTGATTGGTtggttggtttggtttggtttggttgcaGGACTATGGGATTGATTTTGACGAGGAGTTGGGGCCGGTGAAGGTGTTTGAGTGCCTGTGTGGAAGCAAGTACTGCCGAGGAAGTCGTCGGCATCGTCAGCGCCTGAGTATGTTTGTGTCCTCTCCTCTCCTTCATTCAttgcttccttccttccttccttccttccttccttgggTTTTGTTCTGTTGTTTTACGAAAATGGCTAGAGGTTAGGCTAGGGTAAGAGTAATAGTAATAGCTGGTTGGTTTGTGTGTTGGTTTTGcagggaatgggaatgggaatgggacTGGGAAGAAGAGAAGCAGGGGAGATCCTGGGCAGGATTGAAGGGTGTTGATGCCATGCCTGTTAACTCATTCAccaagtagtagtagtagcagtaggcAATTGACCTGACTGATTTGTTGTTGGTGGAAAAatgctgtctctctctctcttggttgGACAAGAAACTCTTTctgatgctgctgctgctctgtTCTGTGTAATGAAATGAAAATGAAGCAAAGCATCCATGAGAAGATGAATGAGGAGGTGAAGTGACCTTGAGGCAAGAGAGTTTGTTATTATTCAGTCACCTTGAGGCAAAAGAGATGAATaatgattgcttgcttgcttgcaaGGTTAGGAGTAGAAATTAGTATGTATTTCCCATCAAACTGGTAAGATTATGTTTGATTCATGGGATGGGCCTCATTTTTCTCTCTCCTGCATTGCATGCATCTGCATCCACATCTGGGAAGGTTAGGAGgttcaataataataataataaataataataataatattatgtAAGgcattttttttaaacgaaggcaaTTTTTTTGCCtcattcattgattaagaagaagagagttgcctGGTTAATTTACGAAAAACCGAACGAAAACCGTTACATGCTTGGCCGTGAAGGATAACCAAGCCACAATCCCATGATACAAGCGGACTACTTCTAAATCATAAGACCACAAAGAAAGACAGACAAACTCCCCCATCACGCCACCCCTGAGCACACCCGTGATGACATGTTCAAACACTGAGAGCTATCCATCAAGCAACCGCCGACGCCTTTTCTATAGCGCCACTCTTGGTTTATttatgaaaaaagaagaaaagcgCCCTTGCGCTGTGTATAGCAGGatgaaaacaaacaaacaaatcgtCCAAACACAAGGAAGGAAAGAATTGTTGAGACCAAGCATCTATCCAAGGTTGATAACCAATCAACTAGGACCATAAGATGAAAACAGCATTGttgtaatcatcatcatcatcatgttgtCTTGAAGACGGATGGATGTTTCCACCCAAGACAAGGAAGCACCTTGGTCGGTTGGTTGGTCAGTCATGAGATCTCatgcacatacatacatacatacatacacacatacatacatacatacgcgAATTGCAACCGTTGTGTCGTGCCCCTCCGAGTGAGCTGGCTTTCTGGTTGGCATCGACAAGGTCAAGTAGTTAGTTGATGTActttttttattatgttttgaGGTGCTTTCTTTATACTCCTATATTTTACTTGTGATGAAGAACTTttttatatataatataatataatataacgCTAGTAAATCagatttctttccttttttttaaaaaaaaagaaaaggaaagaaaaaggaaaatatttgGAGACGCGTCACGCGTGGGTGGGTGGTCTGGTCTGGTCTGGTGAGTTGACCCGACCTGGGGCAAGCGctatcgcctcctcctcctcctctgctttctTTCTTCCTTCCTCCGTCGTCGTCGTCTTGGTCTTGTTCTtgaagcagagcagagcagaggaaATCAAATCAAATCCCCGTCTCCTCCTGCCCCCGATTGTCCAGTCCAGTCCacatctttctttctttctttcatttcCAACCAACAAGGAaagatcagatcagatcagatcagatcagacTGGATTTGATTGTTTGTTGCCTAGCTGTTGATTCATTCCGAATCGCCCTTGTTGGATTCGGATGGAGTCCCATTCCCATTCGGATTCCAACTCCAAtccacagcaacaacaacaacaacaagattcttcttatgcttcttgttgttgttgttgttgtaatggattaggaggaggaggagctgctgctgctcctaGTACAACAATTAAGGAGGGGGCGGAGGAggagcaacaacaacaagaagaagaagaagatttggGCTTGAAACTGGatttggatttggatttgaatgcccccctcctccttccccaCCCC is a window encoding:
- the LOC123047630 gene encoding probable inactive histone-lysine N-methyltransferase SUVR2, with the protein product MVGRNEEKARLALAAMNKLGFGRKQATPVLKRLFRLFDRQWEPIEADSYRALAEAILDDQLQSQSQSQPQHQPNGGSGGGGGGNEAPGQEEELDGMPEISTPSTTPSFRATPPQSSSSRTHFRAPASASAPPPGSTARGIVERVVLAPAPGAPSPTALLTKHKQMMDAEFQQPAFFPKHPNPQPPQPVDMDASGCWDVQPGLILRSRNRNRNRNASSSSEFNAVPPPDRDRNPHHISGSDKNRAIQHHNRNAEMPAVSVEPTSSSTLINGTGSQVQEIDVASSPGGEVKLSLKCSADPSKLNMPDLEAVYKMVEDKYHCSDKLLPPDFSIPGLMAEICQSVVQLGTQHTVEHITQSRTVGNGSTSKCVEGGSASSTTAPQPHSALSRTTHDVHDISKGQENVKIPIANESGRGKCPPSFSYVPGNEVFQNGIVNISLAQIGAEDCCADCFGDCLSAPVPCACARVTGGAYAYTPGGLVKPDFIDKCVSMNRVPEAHHKVFCKTCPLERSRDKASPEPCRGHLVRKFIKECWSKCGCSMRCGNRVVQRGIRFNLEVFSTGNGRGWGLRTQNALPKGAFVCEYAGEILTCAEVHERAVENMKNARYTHAVVLDAGWSSGGSLKDEEALCLDGTFYGNVGRFINHRCRDSNLAMVPVQVETPDRHYYHVAFFTSRKVEALEELTWDYGIDFDEELGPVKVFECLCGSKYCRGSRRHRQRLRNGNGNGTGKKRSRGDPGQD